From Cognatishimia activa, one genomic window encodes:
- the hrcA gene encoding heat-inducible transcriptional repressor HrcA, whose protein sequence is MTESKDILGEMNDRSREVFRRVVEGYLATGDPVGSRTLTRDFSEKVSAATIRNVMQDLEYLGLLDSPHVSAGRIPSQQGLRMFVDGLLEVRDLDRGDQQKIDDTLGANAGDVGSMLDRVGAALSGVTQGASLVLAPKHEAPIRHIEFVSLAHDRALVVLVMADGHVENRLFTPPPGQTPSSMREAANFLNSLIEGRTLSELQTVIREEIGKRRQEIDKLSRALIDSGLAVWADDGGTEERLIVRGRSNLLGDAQGEEELELIRTLFDDLERKRDIAEFLELADQGDGVRIFIGSENKLFSLSGSSLVVSPYMNADRKIVGAVGVIGPKRLNYGRIVPIVDYTAQLVGKLISDRT, encoded by the coding sequence ATGACAGAGAGCAAAGACATTCTGGGCGAGATGAACGACCGCAGCCGCGAGGTGTTCCGGCGCGTCGTCGAAGGCTATTTGGCAACGGGAGATCCCGTTGGATCGCGGACCTTGACGCGGGATTTTTCGGAAAAGGTCAGCGCGGCGACCATCCGCAATGTGATGCAGGATCTGGAGTATCTGGGTCTGCTGGATTCCCCACATGTCAGTGCGGGCCGTATCCCATCCCAGCAGGGATTGCGTATGTTTGTCGACGGCTTGCTTGAAGTGCGCGATTTGGATCGTGGCGATCAGCAGAAGATCGACGATACACTGGGTGCCAATGCTGGCGATGTAGGATCGATGCTCGATCGCGTCGGCGCGGCATTATCCGGGGTCACACAAGGCGCGTCTTTGGTACTCGCGCCAAAACACGAAGCACCGATCCGGCACATCGAATTTGTGAGCCTCGCGCATGACCGCGCATTGGTGGTATTGGTCATGGCAGATGGCCATGTGGAAAACCGGCTCTTCACTCCGCCCCCGGGGCAGACGCCGAGTTCGATGCGCGAAGCGGCGAACTTCCTAAACTCGCTGATCGAAGGGCGCACGCTTTCGGAACTGCAAACCGTGATTCGCGAAGAGATTGGAAAGCGGCGGCAAGAGATCGATAAACTCTCCCGCGCTTTGATCGACTCAGGACTAGCGGTATGGGCTGATGATGGCGGCACAGAAGAGCGACTCATCGTGCGTGGGAGGTCCAATTTGCTGGGCGATGCGCAGGGTGAAGAGGAGTTGGAGCTGATCAGAACGCTGTTTGACGACCTCGAACGCAAGCGTGATATCGCAGAATTCCTCGAATTGGCCGATCAAGGCGACGGTGTGCGCATTTTTATTGGCTCTGAGAACAAACTTTTTTCACTTTCGGGTTCCTCTTTGGTGGTTTCCCCATATATGAACGCTGATCGTAAGATTGTGGGTGCAGTTGGGGTCATCGGACCCAAGCGCCTGAACTATGGACGCATCGTGCCGATTGTGGATTACACGGCGCAACTGGTTGGAAAGCTGATTTCGGACCGGACCTAG